The Nicotiana tabacum cultivar K326 chromosome 1, ASM71507v2, whole genome shotgun sequence genome segment ATACTCTGGTGGAAAATTGGTCGAAATTGTGAAGAGCTAAGATTTTTCAGATGACTGTGTTCTGGAGctgaaaataacaaaacaaagaaGGTAAGTTCCAACTTCTGCTTTTATTTGAAAATCTGAATTTGCTCCTTAATTCAGCTACTTCTGCTGAAATGTTTTAATTTGCTCTTTTTTCAGTTCATGTTAGTTCTATAAAATTTCATTGATCAATCTTCTGTTCTTTTGGtgggaaatgcaaaaaatgaagattcTTTTTTTGGATTGCTGTCATTTCAAGTGGCAGCTGTAGAAAAGTGGAGAAAAGGCTAAAATGTCACTGTTGTTTCTGAGTCAGGTTTCGAgtatagaaaaataaaagaaataagagaaaaggAAATAGAGATTGTGCTTTTGGTAAAAAGGGCAGTCCGTGcattaagctcccgctatgcgcggggttccGGGAAAGGactggaccacaagggtctattgttcGCAGTCTTGCATTTTTGCAAAAGGCTTGTAACAGCCtagcccgctagtgatattgtccgctctggGCCTAGGCCTTCACGGGTTTAAAATGCATCACTAGAGTCTAAGGCCTGTCCACTTATATACCCAACATCTCTCTCGTGTTTTGTCCATTTGGGATTCGCCTAGGGTGTCACATACACCCTCTTAGGGACTCGGCGTCCTCGCTAAGGTTTGCCCCACCAATGTTCAAGACGCACTAGTGACATTGTCCGCTTTGGGCCTAGGCCCGCACGACTTTAAAACGCGTCACTAGAGTCTAAGGCCTTTCCACTTATTTACCCAGCATTTCTCCTATGTTTTATCGATGTGGGATTCGTCTAGGGTGTAACAAAGCtctttccacggctcgaacctgtgacttcctggtcacatggcagcaacttcaCCATTTACGCCAGGCTCCCCTTTTATAAATGTGAAGGTTAGTGAAATTTAACTGTTTAGCGTGACTGTTAAGCAAAAGTGCTGCTACAAGTTTGGCGATGATTGTTTGTAGGCTGCTTTCTCTTTATGTTTTTATCTGAAAGTAGGACTATAATTGATTAAGGTAAATGCTCCTTATCTTAACATTTTATTGGATTTTAAATGCCTTGTACATTTAAAATGCTTCCTCTGTACATTTAATTGATTCAGGAAAATGCTCTCTATCTTCTGAAGGTAACAGCAGCTTTGAAAGAACAATGATTAGCATTTTCAGCTGTTGCCATCTTGCAATTAAAAAGTGattctttttaaaaattatgtttCTTAATAATGAACTAGTCTCCGGGAAATTTTCTTAATCGTAAACATCCGATGAACATGAAATTTGTATAATCCTAGAGTGAAATGAGCTCAAACGAACTGACATGgttagtgaggattcatatagccgaccctaCTTTCTTGGGATTGAGGGCTTAGTAGTAGTACTACTACTAGTTGCTGTTGTTACGAAAATCGGATGAACCTCTCCTGTTATCTTTCTTCTTCTGCTACTCTTCATGATTGTTACACATTAGCGGATACAACATCAAGAATCTGATAAAACTCCCCCCACCCCCTACCCCCCACCCCAACAATGTGCTTGTtacttagtttttattttttaagttttgtCAGGGATAACCATGGTTCTCTGGCTGGTTTTCTGTGGGAAGTATGAGTGTTCTCAGAAAGCTGGAGAGAGTTGTACTTCAGCTTTTACAACTTTCCTTGATCCATCCTCATGCACCAATCACATACTCGTCATTTCTGCGGATATCTTTCTTCTGTTGATTCTTGTTTTCCTCTATTATACAAAGTTCGCATCAACAAAGAGTATGTTATCCTCTAAGTTCCAAGAGAAGTCTATCTTGTCGAGTTGTTCCTACATTTTTAACGGCTGTTTAGCTTTAGCATACTTGTGTTTTGGGACGTGGAAAGTTTCACGGAAAATCATCACGGATCAAACTATTCTACCTCTCCTTCAATGGCTGGTTCCGCTGTCACAAGGGCTCGCATGGTTGCTGCTAAGTTTATTTTCTATCAAGAAACAACATACTTCTTCACTGGGAAAGTTGTGTCTTTTTCTTGCAAGCTTACTAGCAGGATTTCTTTGCATTTCATCCATGTGGCAAGTAATTGTCGAAAAGGTAGTGTACACAAAATCAGTCTTGGACTTGTTACCACTTCCGGGGGTGATTCTGATGATCGTTTCGGCATCCAAAGACCAAAAGAATTTATGCACTTGTGAACCTCTGTTGGGAGAAGAAACCGATGCCTGTAGTAAAGTTGAACCAAAGGAGAATACAACTCCATTTGCCAAAGCTGGAGTTTTTAGCACAGTATCATTTAGCTGGTTAAATGATTTATTGAAGAAGGGCAAGGAGAAAACTCTTATCGATGAGGACATTCCAGAATTGAGGCAAGAGGATCAAGCTGGGACATTGTACTCTTCGTTTAAGgatcaaataaataaaagaaagcaaaaaaatcCATATACTCGGCCTTCTGTATTTTCAACGATAGTCTTCTGTCAATGGAAAGCCATAGTGGTATCTGGATTCTTCGCTCTGATTAAGACAGTGACGGTATCAATAGGACCGTTATTTCTTTATGCCTTCATTGAAGTTGCCAAAGGAAAGGGAGCTTTCAGATACAAAGGTTATGTGCTAGCTGGGGGAATCCTTATCGCCAAATGCATAGAATCATTAGCAGAGAGGCAATGGTTTTTCAGGACTAGATTAATCGGACTTCAAATTAAATCGTTGCTTACTGCAGCTATCTATGATAAGCAACTCCGGCTTTCAAACACTGCTAAGAGTACTCATTCACCTGGCGAGATAATAAACTATGCCACGGTTGATACCTATAAGATTGGTGAATTTCCGTATTGGTTTCACCAAATATGGACAACGGGTGTTCAGATATGCATTGCATTAGTCATAATGTATTATGCTGTGGGACTGGCTACCATACCGACTCTATTATTAGTGGTAGTAAGTGTGCTAGGAAATTCTCCAGTGGCCAAATCACAGCACAAGTACTTGACCGGGCTTATGGTTGCGCAAGATAAAATGCTGAGGGCCATAACAGAAGCACTTACTAGTATGAAAGTGTTGAAGTTGTACGCGTGGGAGAAACATTTTAAGAATGCTATTGAAAAGCTAAGAGAAGAAGAATACAAATGGTTATCAGCAGTGCAGATGCAGAAAGGATATTACCTGGTTTTGTTTTGGTCAACGCCAATCATAGTATCTGCAGTTACTTTCTGGTCTTGTTACTTACTCAAAGTCCCTCTGAATACCACTAATGTCTTCACATTCCTTGCCACTTTACGCATTGTTCAGGAACCTATTAGGTCAGTCCCCGATATTCTTGGAGTATTCATAGAAGCAAAAGTTTCCTTCACTCGAATTGAGGAATTTCTCGAGGCTTCTGAGTTGCAAAACAGACCTATCAAGAAGAAGTACAAGGAAAAGGAACTTGAGCATTCCATAATTATCAACTCCAATGGGATATCATGGGATGCGAATTCGCCTAATCCTACAGTGAAAAGTGTAAACCTTCATGTTAAACCAGGGCAAAAGTTAGCAATATGTGGAGAGGTTGGTTCTGGTAAATCAACACTTTTAGCTGCAATTCTCGGAGAAGTTCCTTCCGTTGATGGCCTGGTAAGCTTTACATTGGCTTGTCATTCTTTTTTAACTGTCAAATTGTTCTGTAATATTTGGATCTCAGCAGAGAAGAGTAGTTCAGTGTTAAACCTGCTTCATTCGCTTCTCCACTTTCAGGTTCAAGTTCATGGAACAGTGGCATACGTTTCTCAGAATGCATGGATTCAGACAGGAACAATAAGGGATAACATTCTTTTTGGTTCCAACATTGATCAACTCAAGTATCAAGAAGTACTTGAAAGGTGTTCTCTTGTCAAGGACCTTGAAATGTTTCCTTTTGGTGACGAAACGATTATTGGAGAAAGAGGTGTTAACCTTAGTGGCGGACAGAAGCAGCGAGTTCAGCTGGCACGTGCACTGTATCAAGATGCAGACATATATCTCTTGGACGATCCATTCAGTGCAGTTGATGCACATACCTCAACCTGTCTGTTTAATGTAAGAACCCTTATCTCTCTGaactaaaaactgaaaagtatTTCGCGAAACTGCTAACTTGGAATACGATCAGGAATATGTCATGGGAGCTCTTTCTGGAAAGACAGTCTTGCTTGTTACTCATCAAGTAGACTTCCTTCCGACATTTGATTCAATATTGGTTAGTAATCTTATTCTGCATATTATCTCATAATTACAAGCTTGATCTCGTTTACTATGTATAACCTCACATTTATTTCTATGAGTTTGTTTGCCTGACTTTTTCGAACAGTTTGTGCGTAAGTTGTGGATCTAAGAGAGCTTTATTTTGTTAATAGCTAATGTCTGAAGGGAAGATCATACAGTCAGCTTCCTTTGATCAGTTGCTTCTTTTTTGTGAAGAGTTTCAAAACCTCATTAATGCACATGGCGACGCAACAAAAGGTGAGAGTAATGGAGGGTGTTCTCTCAAAGAAACAACCAAAAgctccaaagaaaatatacatcaATTGTGTGCAGAAGAGAAGCTAATAGCAGCTGTCGGTGAGCAGTTGATCAAacaagaagaaagagaaacaggATACACTGGTCTTAAGCCTTATAAACAATATGTTGGCCAAAGCAATGGATTTTTCTACCTTCTTTTGGCTATATTATCACACCTCCTATATATGGTTGGGCAGCTTGGACAAAATCTATTGTTAGCTGCTGATTTACAGAGTTCAAATATCAGCAAATTTAATCTCATCCTAATATACACATCCATAGGATTTGGTATGTCGCTAActttgttccttaggtcgtatgcaGTGATTGATTTAGGCCTCAAGTCTTCAAAATCTATTTTTACTAAGTTAATAACCTCAATATTCCGAGCACCAATGTCATTCAACGACTCAACCCCACTTGGAAGAATACTTAGTCGGGTAAGAAACTACGATCTAAGCAAGCCTAACAACAATGCTGGAAAGTTTTTATGGTACTAACATAGTCTTCTTTTGCAGTTGTCTTCAGACCTCAGTGTTTTGGATCTTGACATGTCATTTCGATTCAGTCAAGCCTTGGCCTCAACCTTGACCACATACTTCAGCTTAGGAATATTGGCTGCTCTTACTTGGCCAATCTTGATTGTCATTATACCAACTATTTATATGACAGTGATTTTACAGGTGAGTCTATTAACTACTCATGATTCATTACTAGTCCTTACAATTAAGCTGCAGACGGCGAAAAACTCTATTGACTGCCTACTTAATATTGTAGTCCACTGTTTTATTGTTCTGCACAGAGATTCTATTTTGCTTCAGCAAAGGAACTCATGAGAATTGATGGCACAGCTAAGTCATCTGTTGCTAGCCATCTTGCTGAAGCGATAGCGGGAGCAATGACCATCAGAGCTTTCGAGGAGGAGGATCGTTTTTGCACAGAATATTTGCACCTTGTCGATAGAAATGCCATTGCCTTTTTCCATAGCTTTTCAGCAACCGAGTGGTTGATCCAACGTCTTGAAATA includes the following:
- the LOC107810886 gene encoding ABC transporter C family member 10, with the translated sequence MVLWLVFCGKYECSQKAGESCTSAFTTFLDPSSCTNHILVISADIFLLLILVFLYYTKFASTKSMLSSKFQEKSILSSCSYIFNGCLALAYLCFGTWKVSRKIITDQTILPLLQWLVPLSQGLAWLLLSLFSIKKQHTSSLGKLCLFLASLLAGFLCISSMWQVIVEKVVYTKSVLDLLPLPGVILMIVSASKDQKNLCTCEPLLGEETDACSKVEPKENTTPFAKAGVFSTVSFSWLNDLLKKGKEKTLIDEDIPELRQEDQAGTLYSSFKDQINKRKQKNPYTRPSVFSTIVFCQWKAIVVSGFFALIKTVTVSIGPLFLYAFIEVAKGKGAFRYKGYVLAGGILIAKCIESLAERQWFFRTRLIGLQIKSLLTAAIYDKQLRLSNTAKSTHSPGEIINYATVDTYKIGEFPYWFHQIWTTGVQICIALVIMYYAVGLATIPTLLLVVVSVLGNSPVAKSQHKYLTGLMVAQDKMLRAITEALTSMKVLKLYAWEKHFKNAIEKLREEEYKWLSAVQMQKGYYLVLFWSTPIIVSAVTFWSCYLLKVPLNTTNVFTFLATLRIVQEPIRSVPDILGVFIEAKVSFTRIEEFLEASELQNRPIKKKYKEKELEHSIIINSNGISWDANSPNPTVKSVNLHVKPGQKLAICGEVGSGKSTLLAAILGEVPSVDGLVQVHGTVAYVSQNAWIQTGTIRDNILFGSNIDQLKYQEVLERCSLVKDLEMFPFGDETIIGERGVNLSGGQKQRVQLARALYQDADIYLLDDPFSAVDAHTSTCLFNEYVMGALSGKTVLLVTHQVDFLPTFDSILLMSEGKIIQSASFDQLLLFCEEFQNLINAHGDATKGESNGGCSLKETTKSSKENIHQLCAEEKLIAAVGEQLIKQEERETGYTGLKPYKQYVGQSNGFFYLLLAILSHLLYMVGQLGQNLLLAADLQSSNISKFNLILIYTSIGFGMSLTLFLRSYAVIDLGLKSSKSIFTKLITSIFRAPMSFNDSTPLGRILSRLSSDLSVLDLDMSFRFSQALASTLTTYFSLGILAALTWPILIVIIPTIYMTVILQRFYFASAKELMRIDGTAKSSVASHLAEAIAGAMTIRAFEEEDRFCTEYLHLVDRNAIAFFHSFSATEWLIQRLEILCAIVLSSSALAMVLRPFEASDSGYIGMALSYALSLNVFLVSSVQNQCMLENSIISIERLEQYMHIPSERPEIIEGNRPAPGWPSTGKVEIVDLKVRYQPNAPLVLQGVSCIIEGGYKVGIVGRTGSGKTTLISALFRLVEPTEGMIIIDGLNISTIGIHDLRSSISIIPQDPTLFSGTVRYNLDPLSQHTDQEIWEVLGKCQLRDVVQQKEGRLDSPVAQDGSNWSMGQRQLFCLGRALLKRRKILVLDEATASIDNATDSIIQKTIRTEFEDCTVITVAHRIPTVMDCTMILAISDGKLVEYDEPMNLVNKESSLFRQLVNEYWSHSQESI